The Mercurialis annua linkage group LG7, ddMerAnnu1.2, whole genome shotgun sequence genome includes the window actatgcttaggtaatcgaaactacgcgttaatgagacttgagacttgacatactaatctagcctcactttccAAGCATATTTTGTGTAAttgaacctaaccatgcataggttatcggaacgacacgttaaatagacttgagagagggcatactaatctagcctctttttttcactcacactttgcataatataacctatccgtaattaggtaattagaacgacccgttaaagacacttgcgatagggcatactaatctagcgtcaatttcacgcacactttgcataatataacctaaccataagtAGGTAAacaaatgacgcgttaaagagacttgagataggGCATACTAAAATAGTCTcaatttcacgcacacattgcataatataacataaccataattaggtaatataaacggcgcattaaagagacttaagacgggacatactaactAATGTTGCgttacttttgacgcacacattgcataatataacctaaccatgcttaggtaatccaaacgacacgctaaagagacttcagttaggacattctaatctagcctcacttttttacgcacactttgcataatataaccaacgacgcgttgaagagtcTTGatacttgacatactaatctagcctcacttttcatgctCTTTGTGTACTTTATCCTctccatgcttaggttatcgaacGACGCATTCAACAGACTTGAgatggggcatactaatctagccttttTTTTCACTCGCACTTTGGAAATTAGGACGACGCGTTTAAGATTCTTGATACATGGTATACTAATATAGccttaattttcacgcacactttgcatgaGACAACCataccatacttaggtaattagaacaacgcgttaaagactctAGAGCCGGGGCATACTAACCTAGcttcccttttcacgcacacattgtgtaattgtaactaaccatgcttaggttatgcgttaaacagacttgagatgtgacatactaatctaccatcacTCTTCATGCataaattgcataatataacctaacaatgcttaggtaatatgaacgacgcgttaaagacactggagacgggacatactaatctagcgtaacttttcacgcacacatcacctattataagctaaccatgcttaggtaatccgaacgacgcgttaaagacatttaagacgagacatactaattaagCCTTACTTTATCAtacatactttgcataatataacctaacaatgcttaggtaatgcaaacgacgcgttaaagagacttttacttttcgcgcacacattgcataaattagaagaaaataacctagccatgtttacgaaatctaaacgacgcgttaaagacataTAAGACATGCATACTAATCGAGCcgcatttttcatgcacacattacataatatatcctaaccatgcgtTGATAagtggaacgacgcattaaagagaaatgagtaagggtatactaatctagcctcatttttttaaaacacttaccgtaatataacctggtcatgcttagctaatcggaacgacgcgttaaagagacttgagacggggcattctaatctagctttatttttcatgcacactttgtgtaatataacttaaccataattaggtaatactaaacaaagcgttaaagagactttagacatgacatagtaatctagcgtaatttttcacgcacaaattgtatattataacctaactatgcttaggtaatagaaacgacgcgttaaagagacttgagataggaCACATAAATCTCGcctcaattttcatgcacactttacgcaatgtaaactaaccatgtttagttaagcggaacgacgcattaaagagacatgagccggtgtatactaatctagcctctcTTTTTGCgcaaaacctaaccatgattaagtaattggaatgccgcgttaaagagacttgagacggggcatactagTCTAACCCcatttttcactcacactttgtattaaataatctaaccataattaggtaattagaatgacgtgttaaagagacacGAGATAGGGCATAATATAGCCTAGCCTTAATTtaaatgcacactttgcataatataacctaacaataatttagtaattagaacaacgcaataaagagacaTAAGACGGGAAACACTAATATGGCCTCACTTATCCCGCACAcattgcatattataacctaactatgcttatgtAATCCGAACGATGCGGTAAAGAGACCTAACACGGGACACACTAATCTAGTCTCACTTTTCACTCTCCATGATTAGGTTATCTGaagaacgcgttaaagagacttgagacgggacatactaatctagcatcacttttcatgcataaaTTCCATAACATAACCTAGTAATGCTTAGCTAATTCGAACGAcgatttaaagagacttgagatgggacgTACTAATTCACCCTTACTTTTCACGGatacattgcgtaatataacctaacaattgttaggtaatccaaacgacgctttaaagaggcttgagacttgacattataatctagcgccatttttcacgcataagttgtataatataacctaacgatgcttaggttaTACAAATGACGTATTAAAGATACAtaagacggggcatactaatctagcctcattttatatgcacactttgcgtaatataacctaaccatactttggtaatccaaacaacgcgttaaaaagtcTTGAGataggacatactaatctagcatcacttatcacgcacaaaTTGCATATTATAAGCTacccatgcttagctaatccaaacgactcgttaaagagatttaagtcatgacatactaatctaccctaccttttcacgcacacttagcgtaatattacctatccattcttaggtaatcctaacgtcgcgttaaagagacttgatactttatatactaatctagaatctcttttcatgcacactttgtgaaaCTGAACctactatgcttaggtaatcgcaatgaCGCTTTAAAAAGACTTAAGTCGGGGCATATAAATCGCAATGACGCTTTAAAAAGACTTAAGTCGGGGCATATAAATCGAGCCTTATTTTGAGTGAACACTTTGCAttgtataacctaaccatgtttaggtaatcacaacgacgcgttaaacagattTGAGAcatggcatactaatctagcctcaattttcacgcacaatttgcataatattacctaactataattaggtaattagaacgattcgttaaagagacttgacccgggacctactaatctagcctcacttttctcGCATATATTGCATatcaacctaaccatgcttagtaatcggaacaatgtgtcaaagagacttgagacagggaaaactaatctagccttaattttcttaaacactttgcataaaataacctgaccataactaggtaattagaacgaagcattaaagaaaaagcatactaatctagcctcaattTTTCACGCATACTCTATGTAATGTAACCttaccaagcttaggtaatcggagaaacgcgttaaaaagaattgagtcAGGGCATACGAATCGAACGTcatttttcgcgcacacttttcgcaatataaatttaaccatgcttatgtaatcggaacgccgCTTTAAAGAGCTTggagatgggacatactaatatagcctcaattttcacgcaccctttaggtaaaataacctaaccatgcataggttatccgaacgacccgttaaagagactttagacgggccatactaatctagcttgaCTTTTTATGCataaattgcataatataacctaaccatgattaggtaatccgaacaacgcgttaaagagacgacGGGGCAAACTAATCTTGcctcatttttcatgcaaactttgcataatgttacctaaccatgctttgtttagcagaacgacatgttaaacaGACATGAGtcgggatatactaatctagcctcattttttgcgcacactttctgtaatataacctaaccatgcctaggtaatcagcatgacgcgttaaagagacttaacatagggaatactaatatagcctctattttcacacacacttttcataatataacctaaccataatcaggtaattagaacgacgcgtcaaacagacttgagacggggcatactaatctagccttacttctcacgaacactttgcttaatataacctaaccatgcttaggtaatcctaccgtcgcgttaaagagaattaatatactaatctagcctctaTTTTCATGATCAGTTTATGAAAttgaacctaaccatgcttaggttttcaaaacgacgcgttaaagagacttgagacgggcatactaatctaccctcttttttcactcacactttgcataatataacctaaccataattaggtaattagaacgatctgttaaagagacttgagaaatgGCATATTGATCTATCCTctattttcatgcacactttgcataatataacctaaccataataaGGTAATTAGAaagaagcgttaaagagacttgagcagggacatactaatctagcctctcttttcacgcacacttttcattatgttacctaaccatgcataggtaatcggaatgacgcggtATAGAGACTTGAGCCGGGGCATACAAATCAAGTCTAATTTTtggcgcacactttgcgtagcataacctaaccatgcttaggtaatcataacgacatGTAAAAGATATTTGAGACagagcatactaatctagcctcacttttcatgcataaaTTGTATAATATGAtctaacaatacttaggtaatctgaacgacccgttaaagtgacttgagacgagacatactaatctagtgtcactttcccCACATACATTGCATATTAAttgcctaaccatgcttaggaaatccgaacgacacgttaaaaagacttgagacatggcatactaatatattctcaattttcacgcacactttgcataatataacctaaccataattaggtaattagaacgatgcgttaaacagACTAAAGActgggcatactaatctagcctaacttttcacatacactttgcataatgttacctaaccatgcttagttaatcgaaacgacgcgttaaagagatttgagtcGAGGCATATGAACCAAGCGTCATTTTTTGCGCTCATGTtttgtattataacctaaccatgcatagataatcaaaacgacgcgttatagagatttGAAACagggcatactaatcttgcctcacttttcacgcacgctttgcgtaatataacctaaccatgcttaagttatCCGAATGACgcggttaaagagacttgagacggcacacactaatcaagcgtcacttttcacttttCATCCAAATGAAGCACTTTGAAGTACTACCccaatttggtttttaattttaagtagCACCCCAATTTCAATTGAAAATTGCATTGGATGTCCAATTAGGCTTGACTGCCTAGTTTGGTATTAATTGCTTAACATTAACATTTTCATTTCCTTACAGTaatcctcaattctctttgtaCCTTGCCTTAGGTATTGAAGTTTTGGGTACATCTCTCTTTGATAATACGAAGGTACAAATCTTCTTTTCATCACATCTTAAAAACTACCCACTTCTGCGCCGAGCTACTACCATTTGTTCAGTAAAATGACTAACCACTAACTTCATATGATTCTCATAAGAAAATTTATGTCAATCAAAAATCAGATCTACCTTTTTCTCCCACTCCAAATAATCTTGAGGGTTAGTCTTACCGGTAAAATTGggtatttgaaatattatgcTACCTAAATTTTTATCCACATCGTCGTGATTATAATGCCAATCGCCACCATAATGACAGCCTTGATTTCCTTTACCAATTTTCGGATTTCTCCTCGCACTATGACTAGCAACAAATCCTCTACCTAATTTAGACTCATGTCCATCAAATTCATCATAATCGCCATAGTCAGCGCGTTGTTGATGCCCATAATTATGAAATCCCATGTTCACTCCTACATTAGGTGCATTCTCTCTCCCATTTATTGCATTTGCACCCAAATTTGGAGCATTTTTCTTCACTTGCCGATTTGCAAGTCTGATTATTAAGCTCTATTCTTTATAATCGTTCTACCAGATTAGCCATACTCCTTTGTACCCTTTCATTTTCATGACATTATGCTAAAGGGATACCTTCATGAGGTAATCTAGTTGTAGCATCACCAACATGTTCACCTATCAATCCACTCGACATAGTGACCTGGAAAAGAATAATAGAAAAGAATTGCGAAGAGAGAAAAAATTGTTAGATAAACAGATTCCTCACACACTCCCTCACGTATTTGCACTCAATAGATGGGGATGCTCACTCGTGTTTAACACACAAAAATAATGATCTCACAAAGCTTAAGTCACGCAACTCAAGCTTTATATCAAGTATTCTTATGTGAATCAATTCAACTACAAATTTCCAACCAACCCTTATGAAAATACTAATACTcaagtattaaaaaaaaggtcaaatgttgtaaaaataccaaacctttcaTGAAATTTTCACAAAAGTCTAAACCGttaaattttatccaatttgtcctaaaacgcattgtttcttttcaattttgtctAACCTTCTATTGCTAATCAATTTTGCTGATGTGGCGCCTACGCTGCGTGGCACACAATGTGCCACCATGATAATTATTATGTTAAAGTGCAAATAAATTcttctatttttaaaagaatatttacAATCTCAAACTTTAAATCATTTCAActtaactattaaaatttaattaaaaacaaataactcAATCAAATCtaaatagttttattaaaaataatttaatcgtttcttaatatttttatcgtACTCCTCCAAGTTCCACCGCCAGCACTGTTTTATGGCCACTCCAATTTTTTCCAATTGTCCCTACTAACACTGTCAGATTTGTTTTTTCAGTTACCGTTCTTCCCAAATGAAagaacaaatatttattttctcaattaataaaacctaaataaatataatgaaaacttaattaaataaaataaaaaaatttaattaaaaatttaattaatttaatttttttaaaaaaataattaaaaaaaattaaaccagtTGAAATAGGTACATCTTCTCCGATGAACCCAGTTCAACTGGTTTCATCATGTTCTTCCGAAATGGGAAGAACAGAGAAGAACCAAAATCATCTATTTCTTTCCATTTGAAATACCTGGGATGTTATTCTTCCCAAACTGGAAGGAACAGATCCAGGAAGAACAAATGAACCCAGTGGAACTGGGTTCATTGGAAAAGATGAACCCAGTTCAACTGggttgttaaattgtttttttatttttagttttaaaaaatattaaaattaaattaaaattaaatttgttttattttatatatggcCTAACTACTCGACaacgccccccccccccccccccccaccccATCCACCCCACCTTTATTCCCTTTTGCAAATATATCCTGATGtaggaatttctccaattttatcctaatttacccttttatgttttaattgtacgctaaaattaaattgatctctttttacttgaaaaaagatttaaaataacCCTCCATTTTAAACCTATATTTCAATTAGACCATAATAttactaataatataaaaaatgaaaaattatgttaaacttttttataagtgaaaagaggtcaatttaatgatttggggtacaattgaccataaaagggcaaattaaggtaaaattggagaaattcctaCGTCAGAGTATATTTGCAAAAGGGGCTAAAGGTGGGTGATTTTGAGTGATGGAGCctttatttaattgaaattttattataattagttaggttttattaattgacaaaataaatttaacaacTTTAAGTTCttaatgaaattaattagtTCGATTAACTTAATAGAATTCAAagcatttaattagtttaatagaGTTTTGATTTATGAAATGTGctaaaaaatttgtaaatataaaattggtaagttttttaaacattatgattttattttaaatttaacctAATAATTCTCATGGTGGCACATTGTGTGGCATGTCACGTAAACGCCACATCAGCAAAATTGATTACGATTGAGgattggacaaaattgaaacgaaataaTGCATtttaggacaaattggataaaattaaaaggtttcgACTTTTGTGAgattttataaaaggtttggccttttacAACATTTGCCGTAAAAATATTTAGGAAGTAAAAATgcagtatatataaaaaatatttgcaaatgtGGACCCAGATTAaagaaaacataattaaaagaatgaaaaactcaaactgaatcaaaagacaaattaaaaaaataagtagatGCAAGAATGTCTGGAAAAGAATAAAAAGGTAAAGAAAAGTAATTTGGTAAATAATCAAAGAAAATCCTGTATGAGTTTGTAATGATTCAAAACAATTGAAAACAACCTAAGAGGCAATGGACatactaaataaagattttaacCTGTCTGAAAACATTAATCTGATTTGAAAAGATCTTATATGGTATTAATcctttcaaattcaaaatttacaaataaataagtCAAAACAACTTTATAGGCAAAATCAAATTCCCTTTAGATTAGGAAATAAACATTATgacttgattttcaaataataacCCCTACAATGCTCTTGATTACAGCCTACAAATACTACAAAACTTCACTTGcacaaattaaattatgaaatcaaacatacaaatatactaactgatggataccgaatcctacagtaaatagaatggagccgagtcacaggagatccgctctcaggtgataccggactccccctaaAGGTCTGAAGATGTGAAGGAGACACCGAATCCCCTGAGATTCGATGATATACTAACTGATACCGAATCCCctaagattcggtgatatgccaaTGAAGACCgcatcccacatgatccgcccaaagcgcgttaggtccgggattcgggtaaacgaccaagaatggaagtattgtcctattcggacacaaacagcatatatggaaggataagctctaccttaggaagataagactatttaggaagacgttcctaaataggactcttatcagattaaggtagatctcgacaaatcaggagaatccctactatgttgccgaatccctacaaagtaggattcacttgcctactatgactctacaaggtatattcgactactataaaaggagcacgaggtatgcctagaatcacaattacattgaTATACACAAAAcactgctcaaagctctaaactgactttagcatcggagagttaatcggacaaccaccgtccggttagcttctaccctgttttgcaggtcttactcaccggctcagaaggcagactccatcaattggcgccgtctgtgggaaaagcttaactaaactttaaatcgaaggagcttttctgaactcaaaaacaaattttattgaagaagatgacttctgaaagagtgaacctgaaagacaaacaaccaatggacccaaaaaacactccggagataatcaacgtgacggaagacgggcttcgCAACTCCGGGGAGAAAATCAATACCGGAGGGCCCTCTTTTTCAACACCTcaataccaaactaatccgatgaggggaagcaacccaattgctttcaacctgAACACTGAAGAACAGCAAACGCCGAGCGTAGCAGCACAAGATTCGTacaacgaaatgctgaaaaaggtacTAAAATCGGTCCAAGCAAATCTGGACAGATTGGCCAGCGAAGCCAAAAGAACGAATGATAGGCACGAGGAAACCATGAAAATCCTAAGGGAAAATTTCAGCCCAACGgctcccagaagaagagggAGAACAGAAAACGCAAACCCAAGCCGCCGAGAGACGAGAGCGGAAAACAACAAAAGCAAAGAACCCCGAACCGGAGGGAACGAAGAaagaaacgaagcaagaaaccaacGGGAGAATGGAACAAGCGACGAGGAAAGCCCGAACGATAGCAATAAGTCCAACGAGGAATCACCAGagacacccagaaatgagcataaccaggaggacgcccgaagTGGTTTGAATTCAAAGAGAGACGAGCGAAAAgcgaaggaaaaagaagacgccccacCAAAGAGCAAGCGACAGGACAGAGATGCAGGAAAAGaacaaactaagaaaaaacaccaagaaggagaggcCGAATCGTCAGAAGCGCTCTAAAAAAGCAAGGCCACATACGTAGTGGAAGAAGATTTGGAAGAAAAGatcgccaaagcactcaaaaaaCTGAAATCTGAAGAGTTGGACATAGACGatctcaggttgaaaggatccCCCCTCTCGCCTGAGATCATGGAAGAAACTATCCCATACAGCATGAAGCTGCCGGTCCTGCCAactttcaatggggaaggagatCCCCGAGATCACACATCTAGATTCACAGcaaccatggggctactcagcgtatcagacgccattcTATGCAGGGTCTTCCCCACCATGCTCACAGGCAtagcccagagatggtataacaaattaaagcCAGGCTCAATCAAGAGCTTCGCTTCGCTCTCAACAGAATTCCTCAATAGATACCTCACAAACATTCCAGCAAAAACTACAACCAGCATCCTGAGATcctgcatccaagaagaaggagaaaccttACGAAGCTACAttgaacgattcaacaagcaagctatgaagattgacaacctgaacgtcgacatggcgacggaagcattgcgagaaggaACGCGATTCGTAAAACTGGTGGACAAGCTactagtcaataaacccacgactttctcgaacttgatgggcatagcccagaaatacttcgagctagacgaagggcgaagggcgattcgtggaaaggaagcaaaaggaaaagaatcaaaagagaaaTCCAGAGAAAAGACCAAGTCGAAACCTGATGATAGGAGAGGAAGGCCAGAAGAAAATAAACaattcgccccccagacaagatatgaatcaaGATATGACcccagagatgacgagaataacttcacaccattaaacaccagccgaactaatgtcctcatgtggatcaaagaaaacgtcaaaaacgtggtatggccaccaaagatgaaaacagagataagagacaccagaaaatactgcaaatttcacgaagattacggacatgaaacggatagctgcagtgatttaaaggtcgagatcgaaaggaTGATCGACACAGGAGAGCTGAGGAAATTCGTGGCTCGAAAAGAGAAGAGGAATGACAAAGGAGAAAAAAGAAGCAGAGAGGACAAgccaaaagagaaagaagacgAACGCCCATCCAAAGtactgggaaccatacacatgatcaaTGGAGGAGGACACagcagctccacgatcaggagaaAGCAAAGGAAAGAAGTGATGAACATCAGAGAAACTCACATGTCGCCAGTAATCTttgatgtagaagactatgaacacgtcaaagcaccccaaaacgatgctttggtagtaactactatcattgaaaattggaacatggagcgaatcctaatcgacgaaggaagcgcaGTAAACCTTATGACAAACGCAGCGTACAAAATGCTTGGAGGAACCGCAtcaaggctacgccgagtcccgattccgctatcaggactcggtggccccTCCATCAATCCACtaggagcagtcaccttggaagtaatattcggcccagaaagaggaatcaACAAGAAAGTCATGTCACTATTCAACATAGTAGACATGGAATTAACATACAACGCTATCCTAGGAAGACCTTTTCTCCATGATTCGGCGGCGGTGACTAGCATAAGAGCATTggcaatgaaaataccaaccgagAAAGGAGTAGTGATGCTGAGAGAAGACCAGAGAATAGCCAAGAAATGCTATGACGAGTCCGTAGTGGATCTTCAAGAGAACAAGACcgagaagaaggaagaataggaaaggAAAATGACCCATCGCCAGTAACGATTTTATGTCTTACCcgatggcgtcaaatctatctttaatgttttgtatgcagtctttttatcaataaaagttcaatttcccTACTAtatgattagccagacgaatcaataaagaaatgaaaatcaagaacagccacgaatgattaaatcaaagatgaaaaaatgagttaaagattaaactcagaaaaggcaaaaTCACCAAACAAGGCGAATCACCACAAAAGGCTGATAGCCAagaaaaatgagttaaaattaaCTCAAGAAAGGCAAAATCGCCAAACAAGGcgaatcgccacaaaaggcggATAGCCaagaaaaatgagtttaaattaactcagaaaaggcaaatcgccaaaaacgagtttagattaactcgaaataaaaacaaaaaaataaagagtttagattaattcgaaataaaaacaaaaaataaagagtttagattaactctataaaaGCAAAAACGCTGAGAaagggtttagaataaccctcgagacaagacaagtacataaatCAAAAACTGATATAAAGCAAGAGCACA containing:
- the LOC126656984 gene encoding uncharacterized protein LOC126656984 gives rise to the protein MLKKVLKSVQANLDRLASEAKRTNDRHEETMKILRENFSPTAPRRRGRTENANPSRRETRAENNKSKEPRTGGNEERNEARNQRENGTSDEESPNDSNKSNEESPETPRNEHNQEDARSGLNSKRDERKAKEKEDAPPKSKRQDRDAGKEQTKKKHQEGEAESSEAL